GAATCGTGGATATACAATGAGGTCGttaaaaagatagaaagaaagagaagacgtGCTCGATAAAATCATTAAGAGAGGAAAAGGCACTCACGTATGATCATTTCGACTTGTTTATAGCCGGACTGGCTACCACCTGAGATATTCGACATGGTGGCAGAGGACAAGGCTCGGTGCATGAGCGAGCATGGCACGACGCAAGGTTAGTACCACAATCACCATAACTCGCAACAAATTCGAAGACGATTAACCAACAGGttgagaatttgaaaatttgtacgAGTAAATTAAAACTAACTAATCGATTCGTAACACAGCGCAAATCGACGAGGTGGACAAGGGAGTACTAAAAGACGATACGTCGATCACTTGTTACATGTTTTGCTTGCTCGAAGCGTTCAGCTTGGTAAGTTCAACTAACAACCACAAACCCATTAGCTGCCAATTTCGTTTTTcttgaaattatattaattctataGATATTAATTGGTCTTTAACGCGTTTTATCGaatgttttctttaaattatcgaatattatatacagggtggttggtaactggtggtacaagcggaaagggggtgattctacgcgaaaaaagaagtcgaaaatatagaataacaatttaaaaaaaatttttttttattttaaatctttccgtcgagacaacgatctacagtgagatcatttataacgtaccgcacgcgtaccgagcgaaaattcaaagtcgattttctcggaaacaaagcctcaaacgaaaaatttttattctatattttcgacttcttttttcgcgtagaatcactccctttccgcttgtaccaccagttaccaactaacctgtatatatatttattttctaaatccTAATTTTGGGATCATTATTATATAGATTTTTTGTATAATCGTCAAACGAGAACCATGGCAGCTAGTGAATTAAACGAAGGCGACGATTAGTCAAAGAATCTTTTCGTTTAGGCCGACGACGAAGGCGACATAGACGCGGATATGTTGTTAGGTCTGCTGCCAGATCAAATGCAGGCAAGAGCAGAGTCGGTTATGTCCAAATGTACTCCAGCAAGTATGTGACTACTTCTGTTATACTTAAAGTTTCAAATCATTTTACGTCCTCTTTCAAACATTAAATTTCACGGCTGAACATTCAAATTTCGAGTAACATAGTATATTCGATCTTGAAGCTTAAAAATGAAAAGTTCAGGTTTAAATTTCGCGATAGAAAATTCATGTTTgtcgaaatagaaaatttatacatGTTCAATTTTACAGCCATCTAACTTTCATTATGGTTCTTATAGCGGGCTCTGATAAGTGCGACAAGATATATAACCTCGCCAAATGCGCCATGGCGGAAGCACCGGACGTAAGTGCATTTCACATAGTCTGATACATTCCTTACTTTTTTTTACGATAGCAGACAGATAATATCGAGTGAAAGTAAGAGTCACATTCAAAGGCAATTATATCGATCGATTCGAAACATAGAAATACCATTTCTACGTCTAGTCATAATTAACATGCACTTCCATGCAATCAGCATCTAAAACAACGTATAATTAGAGTGCGGATATTTgtgcaaattcaaatttttctcaACGCAAGCAAAGAAATGGGATCTTTCACGTGCTAAATGATACAACGCACCGAATATTATAACGCTATTAAATCTTATAGATCTTTGGCACTTGCTATTTGTAAATCAGGACACAGAATACGGCATCGACGTTACGATCGCAATTCTGTGACTGTCAAACACACTCACtgttacacacacacacacgcataaTGATTGCGCTCAAATTGAACGCGCTTGAAACTCGAAGAACTGTATGTGATGTGCCCTTCCTTTTTGAAATTGATCAATACAGATTTACATTGTCCACGATTGCTTGAGAGAATTAGTTTTTACACTTCTACGAGATCGTTTTGGATAGTTTCAGTCTTTctattcattttgttatactACGAGCTATTTCTCTGTTTCTCTGACCCTGTAAATTGCCTATGCAACGTAGCGAATTCCAAGTGCAACTCACTCGACTTCTTCGCCGGATCGATAACAATCTCTTTTGGAAATGCTGTTGCAAAATTTTGTTCAATGCTACAAGCGACATACTTTCTATTTTTAGCTAACAACGGCATGCTATTTGCAAAAATCTCTGCACGCTAATAACACTTGTCTCGTATATATACGAACTAAATAAACAAAGCGTGTTCCGCTTTAGATATTTTTCCACATTACGTACATTTATGCATCTTCGTTCTCATAAAAATTTGCAGTCTAATTTTAGACACACGAACGTACAGAAAATGTGACAACGTGCGGACAGTTACCGAGGCAGAGATGACATTTAAGTCGTTGCAGTTCTAATTCAACGAACTCCTTTGATTTTCAGGTATGGTTCATTGTCTAAGGTCAAGGAAAGAAGATTACATCCCGGGACGACGGAACGATCTTTTTTTCTGTAGGCAACGACAGAAAAATTACGGATAGACTGGGAAACGATTACGCGAATGGATATTCGATGATGATAaacaacgaaagaaagaaaaaaaggaaaaaaaaaagtaaaaacctAAGAAAACACACATCGTGTATGTAACCAAAATTGATATAATTCGTGTACCTATACCGAACAATAATTTGTCTAAAACGAGTATGTACGTTTCGTTCGAAGAGAACGAACAAActtataattcaattaattacAAAAAGGAACGCAATGTAAATCGTTGTTAAGCTGAAATATATTCAGCGAGTGTACGGAAaacttaaaaaatataaaaatcggcCGAGGGAACACGCGTTTTAGTCATTCGCCCAATAgtgaaaaaaaatgtattaccACGAAATCTGTTACGCTCGAGTGTGCGATTAATTCATTTGGAGACGCAATAATAACGCGTATCCTGGACGTGGTTACGTTACGCAATGGTCGAGACGCGATTTGCGGCTCATTGATACTATAATTTGCATGACAATCTAATTTGCGAATGTCTtcgaatataacgtaattatatGTTTGCGCGAAACACCGAATAGCCATTTCCTCCATTGTATAATGATATGCAAAAGTCCAACACGCTGCTGTTTTAACTGGTATCCTTAAAGTTGCAAGATAATTTTATTATGACTTTGTCTCGACGTAACTGTTGCGCAATATTATCGGATGCTGTCGCGATTCAATATCGTTTCGATTTCAACTTGAAATTCGCACTCATTGATAGCGAACGTTCAAAGTTTTAATCGATCGTCGTTTGAATCTTTTATTCTCGATCGCCTAAATCAAACTGATCGGCTGATAACGCGATATCACGACGATAGGCTATATCGAACGATGCTTCAACGGCAAATAATATACCTAACTATACGTAGGATATTATTTAAAAGTATTTCAATGCTACAACGTTCGTGTTATTATTTAGATCGTTTTCATTGAAAAGTAGAGAAACGTGAGAAGATATTTTAGCGTGTCGATGGATAAAGGTAAAATTTCGCGGCTTTGTAACGTTTATTATTACGTCAACCGTTGTCAACCGATCACGACAGACCTTCGCGTTAGCTACCTCGCATCTAGATCACGAAAACGCGATGAAAAAGGAACAAACACCTGAACTCTACGCTCTTAACATTCAAATTAGCAGTTCGTTACCTTCTAAGGACTAAGGCAAAACCACGCATGCACCTCGAACTGTCGCTTCGGCATATCGACCCAACTATTCATGCTTCGATAATTCCATCAAAAAGTTTCCTCGTGGAATTATACAGCTACTATTATTTCTCACATTATGCTATCCAACTACTGTTAAGTAAAAGTTGTCATGCGTTATCGTGCAGAAACATCGtatcaaagaaagaaaaaaaggaaaaaaacgagaaaaagaagagagagaggggaGAGGTAGATTGAATGGTCGAGGGAATCGATTGATCCGCGTGTCGCGGACGTGGTGCACGTGGTGTCGTTTAATGGAAGCTCGATTCCTCGACCAGCTGGCGAACTAACGGCGAATTCCAGTCGGTCGAGATTAACACGAACGTGTTTCGAAATCGATTTCGGGATATTTCGCATCGAACCAAACGGATAATGGAAAGTTTGCGTAACCGCGCGCGAATATACGCTCAGCTCGGTTCCGCTTCACGCGCGGAACGTTTCGTTTCGCTCGCGAAATCCAGAGAGAACGGCCAAACGAATCGAATCGAACAACGCGGTCCGACTACAGAGAAAAATCTTGAAACGTCTATTTTTACACGGCGACTGGAAATAGTCGGTTTAATGAAAGGAGGCACGCGATCGCCCGTACGTTGCTCCAGTCATGAGTCACGCTTCGAACGTGGACTCGCAACAAGTAGAGATCCCCCATAATGTTCGTATAATTGATCGAACCAACACCGATGTAATTTCAATACCGTGCAAGCTACCGCGCATCCGCGAGCCAAATCGAATACAGTGTATACAGTACGGAAGGGTTATTCGAGTCAGCTAAGCTTCGACATGTGAAAATTTAATCTTGAACTTTGCACAGAATAATCTAACTTGTTGTACATTACGAAACAATGGTCTTTTACATAATAACGAGGGAATAAGATAGTATCGGATAGTTTAGATTCAGTAAATATACGAGAAACGAGAAGATCGTTCGAATAAGACTGTAGTAGGATTATTTGAGTCAGCGATCAAGTATTAcgtaagaaataataaaataaggaaataaTTTCCAAATGTACTGTAATATGTGCATACGCTATCGAATTACGACAATTACAACTGGCAATATTAACAATAATCGAATAAACTTTCCTTTCAACGAGTAGACATCCATGTGGAAAACTATACGACATATTTCATTGTTTATCGCGTCGCTAATAACGACCAGTTGAACACGTAGTTTATTTTCGAACGTAAATAGGTGAAAACTTAAGAATCGAATTTGACGAATTACAATTTGGAAAATTACTTAGCTTGACTCGAAATAATCCTGTTTCTGTTTATATCTAACAGCGTACGCGCGCGGTTTGCTCTGACCACCGTTAACTTTCATTCTTGCTCGATAAGAACTTTCTTTTACACAGAAAAcacgaaaaaagagaaaaatctgTTCACGACCGTTTCGCTCTTGCCATCGATCGTCTACTTCGAAATGGCTTTGGCGCCATGGCGAGATATTGATTTACGAGCTTTGTATTCGAAAGGGGAACGACGATCGATGATCGGGAGGGCGCAAAAAGCAACTAGGAAAcaggtgaaaaaaaaaaaccaaaagaTAACGTGAGTGCAATATGTCTATGTagacgtacatatatgtaaaaataaaaaaagggggCAGTGAAGACGAAAAACAGCTAAGTTTGACACGGTTTGTTAGATGACCAATACCTTAAGGTCGATCGAGTGGATAGCGGCGTTGTGCGGCGATGCGTGTTCTTTCGCGTCATTGCCGCAATTCGCGTTGTTGTTAACATTCGGCAGAGAGCCACCCGCCCTGAACTGATTTCCCAGGTTAATGTGCAGGTGTTTGCCGCTGGACTGAGGTGGACTGGCGCCGGCACTCTTCACGGACAGCGGAGTCTCCAGTACCCCGGATCCCGTGGGACTGGCACACACCGAGCTGCTCGCCGAGGCGACCTAAGCAGGTCCATCATTCATATGGTCACCAACTTGTTCGCTTTCTTCGGCAAACTACCGTCTCTTGCCTTTCCTTTTCCATCGCGtttatttatcgtattacgCTAAACGTGCCtagctttcttctttctttttcctttttcctttccattTCGTTTTATACAGGTATTTTCTAAATACTTCGTCCGTTTTCGTTTCCGTATCTGGTTGAGTTATACATATACGGTGATTTGTGGGAATAATTGAACACTTATGGTGACGGAGAGCATGCACGAATATAGAAAATGTGCGTTATAGAAAATTGTTTGGAATTTCAGCGAAACTGTAACGAGATACGACTGTCACGATTATATAACTGAAACTGAAACCAATTCGAGAATGTACACCTTTCATTTTCAAAGATATAAATAAGAATAAGAGTAACTcgacctaatattttacgcgtTAAAAAAGATTACTGATTTACGAATGATACGATTCAAACGTGCGTAGAATTTTAGATTCGTGATGAAATTCATGCAATACGAATAAGTATCTTAAACGTATAATTAGAATCAAGAGCAGTTCCACTAAATATCGCAGCTTGATTAATACGATCGAATTTATCGATCGTTTAATGATTGATTTCTCGTAACTTGTAGATATAATTTCAGATTTGTTTCCAACTTTACCAATATGATCTCGatactatataatatcgttattcgttacagtgttaatgaaattccacagaattttGTACAACACACATCAAATCTTCATAAAATGTTTCtattaacatttaaatatttttgtgaaagcAAAcggttctttctcctttttttcaacGAAAAAGGACACTTTCTAAGATCGACTTGGAAAGATCCAGGACGAATAGAATGAACGTATAAGAACGAGCGGATTTATCGAGAATCGAAAGATCGTCACCTACAAACATACATTCAACGTTTGCTGAAATTGAATATATCGAATCAGGCAAGCTCCTAcgatttatattacaatttataagaAGCTTTCTAGCCTGGCGATTGAACGTTGCTATCGATACAAAATTCGAGAGACTCTCGATCAGGTTCTGACTGAAAATCGATAGCATTCAAAAACTCCGACGTTACATTAAGAGCAACGTGTTTCATGGGAATTTTAGGAAGGAACGCATTTGGGATATTCTTCCCTTCTCTTTCGGTCCCGATCGTTAAAATCCTACACGTCTCAAACTTTAGACCCGCATTCCTGGCCCAACCACGATCCGATAAACATCCTTCTCTCCTTCCATGGTTTCATCATCATTCGAATTCCACCTCTGGGTTCTTGTTTTTCCAGCCGAGATCAGGACCAAAAAAATTCGAACGATTCGTAGGGAAATGTTTGGGGCGATACAAGAGAACCGATAGGAGCGTACCCTCTTCACGAGAATCTTACAAGGAACGCTATTCAATCGTTGTTGAACGGTTCGAAATGGTACGCTACAATGTtcgcaaaattatttaaaagatcCCAGTGGCAATGGAAGATCACACAGGAATAGCATTGGTTGATTTGCcaattttgatattaatttgtGGCTAAAAGAGAGCAGAAATAAATAGAACATAATAGAAGGATGGAATTATATCTGTTGAGTTGAAAATTCCAAGTCTTTTTTAAAACTAGCTGATAAATCCATGGAGTTTTAGAGAAACGAAGGATCcagctgatgttataacgatcgatatttcaaatattcagAGTGGCTGGGAGAAACATGTTTAATAGCAAGATGTGTGATTACAGTACTGATGAAATTTGTAAGTTTCTACAATGCATACGACACGTTCGTAAAAATTTCCTATGGTAAGCGTTTGAAAGATCGGCAAACTTTAGATAGGAATTTTCGTCACATTTTCTATTCAAATGGATGTTTCCAATTGTGTGCAAAGAGCTTATCATCGTCGAAAGATATTTTCGGTTGCGATGCGTCGATACGTGGTCGTGATACAAAATAATAAGGAAATGACAAAGACGGATATACAGTGAACAGAAATAGAGCTAACTACTTAAACCAATTGCCAATAACATTTTCTCagaaatatttttacgaacTTTGCAGCATTCTGGCAGTAGACACGTATATCGAGAAATTCCACCATCGGTTAATCGAATAATGCTCCTTGTTAAGAAAGCCTGTTCTCACACACAGCGTAGCCTATAAACAAACTATGATAGAAAATACATCGTAATAAAGTTAAACggagaaaaattaaacggactgCGATAAAAGTGCACTCACGGCCGGTCACTTATGTTTCACGTTAGGATTACGCAATTCCACGCGGTGAAAGtatccgttttttttttttcttgtacaAGTAGATACAACTCGTTTTGCATTCGCTCGACCAGATGACGCAGCGTTAGAAATTTCACGTAACTCGCCTTTCGCTCGACTATCATATTTTTGTTCCCGTGGAAAAACGCGAAAAATCTGCGAGAAATTGTGGAGCTTTCTGAAAAAGAACCTATTGGTCTATAGTAAATATACAGAGTGGTCATCAGATATCACGATATTTGAGCAGATTCTGATATTTTAACGAAAATATGTTTCGAGTATAAATTCACTGGTATCGAGTAAAGAATTTATTTAGGTGAATTTACCTAttcgtaaacaagatatttaccatttcgtatttcttaaaggacacgagatatttttcttaccGGAGTCGTATTCTTCTAGCACGTTGAAAAACGAATTCAATGATAGAGTAACACGTGCCATTTTAATTATCTGATAATGATATAATTTGCCTCTCGATTGGAATCTACAACTTCGTCACTTGTACGTAACACCAatgattaataaattaattgctccTACTGCATAATTGCATCCACTTGCTTAACGATAATGAATTATAAGATATCTAGATTGTTAATTCAAAAGTTGTTTCACACGGAATATGGTGTAGATTTACACGGAACTTTACAGCAGAAACTTTACCGATATTCTCGTTTCTTACAGCTGGACAAATACATTTACACGTCTATCTTTAtcgtttatatataaaaatggcAAAGTTCTTTAAGATCCGTTATATACAATTAACGATCGAAGCGTAACTAACATTAGAAAACTGGAACTAAAACGTATCAACGTAATATTACTCGATTCACCATTTTATCTTACAGCACTTTTTTCCAGAAAGCTCCTTAATTATTCTACACCGGAGGGTTTAAAATACCGAGTGGAAGTAATTCTTCGCGAGAAAATAGAAGAGTACGATGAATATAGAGAGAATGGTGATTCGTTATTCGATAAATCAATTAAATCTGCGACCACGATCGAAGAGTTGTATAAGTGGCTCGGATATTAATCCGAAAACTGAAATATTTCGCTCTCGAAAACTCAGTTTCTGTTCAATGGGATCAATTTCATGCGCGCgcgcacatacatacatacacacgtaCACGCTCTGtcccgtctctctttctctccttttgtCTCTATTTCCTTTCATCGGTCATTGTTCTATTTTACCCGACTCGCATGGAGAGACGGTGACCCCGCACATTTTTTTAACTTTCGAACATTTCGATCCGATATCGCGAGACAAAGGTTTTGTACCGTTTTCACCGAACGACTGGAACGACCTATCCGAATGCTTGCCGCGGTCAAATATCCAGATATTCGATTCCGACACTTTGACATGTCGGTTTATTTGACATTGTGGCGTACAGAAGTAATTTGGACACAAATTTATGAAGACCGCACGGGAAAATCGTGATAGATCACGTTCCCGCTTTTTGCAGGCAAACAATCGTACAATTCTGTTACACTGCCAACGAATCCCAAAATTTTCTCTTTATTTGGTTTCAGGATCAACTGTTCTTTCagtttttgcaattttttaatcATATTACGGTAGATATTGTTTAGCTTTTCGCAATAGTTCGCGAATTTGGTCCCAATTATTGCAATTTTAACCACCACGAGTAACACAAAAATCGGAAAACcatgagaaaaggaaaatatatatatagcttCGATACAATTATTTATGACAGTCGAGTCACATAACAGCGTTAACGAGATCTCAGAttgtttcgaaaaatatttcttcgagTATTTAAATACCTTAGTGAACCACTGTACACCGGTGAAAAGGAACGTTGAGatcgtgaaaaatatttacCATCGAAGACGAAGATATTTTCTTTTACCAGTGATCACGGTAATATAGCATGGACTGTAATATAATTCgctgaaatttgtaaaataaataaattagtgCTTTAAGTATAGCTGTCGTTGATAAACGACAAAACGAAAATTTCGTGGAACCTGACCATTAACGAACGATATTGAGATTTTAATTGAGTTGAGACGCGGAAATTGCTTATTAACGACTCTATTTTACAATTACTTCACTAATTACCTTATTCTTCAATAATTATAACTCTGTCTATGCTGTACTCGCTTCTACGAAATAAACGTTTATATTTATGTGTATTTTTATGTTCGTAGAAATTTTTATCTCAAAATTAGGTTCACTTATTGACACGTATTACATTGATAACGATATTATGTTTAGCTTTGTCATCTTTCTCCGTTTCGAGGGAACGAATTGCGAGGATATAATCGTACCTGAAGGGTCAAGCATAATTTACAGAATAGAATATACCATAGTCCTATTTATCACAGAATTGTATATCTCAGTAAGTTACAGTAACGTAAGGAAAATTATCGCGATCAATCTTCCTGAAAGATATGTCGGAACGTATTGTTCGATCAGTCCCGAAAGTATTAAAACAAGTGTAAACGTCGTTGAAAGCGTCGAGAACGTAGTTAACAAACGATCATTGTTTTTCCCATTCGACAATAGAGAGATTAAGGCATGCGCGAGTGGCACATCGAGTTGGAACGATTCGAGCGATTAACCGCCGCGTTCGTAATCGTTATCGAGGCCGTTAACGGTATAGCGATTGAGAAGCGTGCAGCTCGGCGAATCGTTGTATCAAAAATCACTACTCGGATCAAAGATCGTGTATGAGACGCAAAAATCTACGATCGCGTCGCGCGCGGGTTAAGCACAAGCGAAGGAAATGAAAAATGGTATAGAGACGCGATACTCTGCACGGTTTTAACTGGTCAGATCTGAATTATCGACGCTGATTAATAGAATAAATGCTGATTCGTAAATACAGATGCGATTACGTACAATGtaatagtaaatatttttcacatGTTAAGATTTTCCATTCACATTAtttcatggaaataaaaattcccTCGATAAATCAAACGTTACGAACTATCACGACAGATAATTCGTGACTTTTCCACGTTGCTAACGAAATCAGTCACGATCTGAAAAACGAAAACGCTCGAAAACATCCATCAGACGGGGAAACGTACAGTGGCTGAGacaagtattcgaacacttgtgGAAACCTTCTACGAATATATTATACGTGTTatcggaaacattttgaaatttcgttgaaACTGCAGTGAAACCCGACTGTCGTTCTTAATATTggtgaaatttcaaataaaaatctgaaaatgtataataCATAGATATTTAGTGTAAGTAATACGTTTTGTAGGAATCACGAAAGTATTTACGCGGTCAATTCGTTATATTAATAAGTCTGAATATTCAGTAGAATCATCGTCAACGTTTATTACGTGTTTAAGATAGTTATTCATGCTATATACTAAtcttttctaaatatatgtttacAGCATATGCCCTGTTaacttcaaattttaccaacgtACGAACAAGAAGTTTCGTATCATGCACGTAATATATCCATAGAAATTTTCTATGgtaagtgttcgaatatttttagGCGAGCCATTGAAAGTATCACGAAACTTTGAATTACCCTGACATTCCAACGTTCGCCAGATAATACTACGATGCCCGAACGGAgcgtgaaagaaaaataaagagaaatgcGTAGTGCGAGAAGAATTCGACGGACACCTGAAAACGTGCAcgagcgtgcgcgcgcgcgcgcctgcTCCAACGACCCATAGATTAAGTCAGCGTACCGTAAATAACGCAGCGATATCGACTGATCGAATGGTGAACTTTAACGTATAACGCAGCTTCCGCATTTAGTACAATGCCAGCGTTATGTAATAGCTGTACGGTTATCGGTACCCGTCTAGTGAAAAACGCGCCAATTTCGCGCGATTCCCGCGGAACCAAATGTTTCCACGTGAAACAACGACAGAAGGCGCTGCGCTCGCTCTGTCGAAAAAACGCGATCGGTGTGTCGTGAATCGAGCCACTTTTTTACCTTTCTCAGTTGAAAGTTGAAAATCGTCTCGCGAAATCCTAGGAGCGACTCGTAATATTCACGTGGGAACTCTCGAAAACCGAACGTTTACATATTGACCTCGTTACGCTTATCATGTTCAACAGTTAacagttaataattaattttaacggAAAATGGAATTTACAAGATCGAAAAGATCGTACGACCATGAAATTTTAATCTTATCTGTTTGATTTTTCGTAAACACTGATGATTCGATTTTGATAATGGGCTGGACGCAATTCCGTTAATAACACTCTGTCATTGTAGAAGGTATCGTccttttatcgtttaaaagcgAGAACGTTAAGGAAAGCAATTTCGCGCAGGAGCGAGACGATAGATTGTTTCGGTGCCCGGAACCGGAAATGTTATACTTAACAAGGGCGATTTTCATTGGTGTTTTCAGCGTGCGAAAAATTAGGTCGTTGACCGATCGTTCAACATATTCGAAAAATTGATCCTGCCTTCGCGACTAGAGTAGGCTAAATATGTTCATCGATAATTCGCTTGTGCGATGCATCTATACAGTGATACCGTAGATTCAAGCAAAACACGGTTTGTTTCCCTGTCTTGCGAGAGAGCAAAAACATACTTTGCATAGACTCTATCTTGAATCAAACTGAAACACGTGATTCTACGGAACACGATTTTAACAATTTCGAAGTCGCGACGGTACCTGAGAACAACGAATACGATTGACTTAATACGTTCGTTCCACGAGAATGGTTTGAAAGTCGATAGACTTTGAAGGAAAATTGAGCGTATCTGAACGAACGATAAACTATTAGTAAAACGAAGAACAGTTCATTTGGTCACTATCGATCGTGGATAAAAGTATGTCGCGTAAATAGAAACACAAACACGATGATCGTTTACCGTGGACGGTTCTAACTAGTTTTCagcgaagaagaaacgaagaaacacAGTGACTTTTCCTAATCGCGAACGTTTATTAGAATGCATACGGGTGATCGattcgaaaaagaaacgaagattttcttgaaaatacgATGGTCTGTTCGAACAAGTCAGCAGGATGGATACGATTGTCGATCGCACACGTATGCATTTATTAAGAACTTACAGGACGGATGGTGGCAAACAAGCGCACAGTACGTTTCGCATAGTATACCGGAGTATATACTCGTTCTACATATACGCGTATTCATACACTCTTACACGCGACCAACGAAGAGACACATACATTTTCCGTCCGACACACTACGATAACGAATaggaaagagaaacagagggCCAGCGGACGAGTGCGTGTAGCTGTGCGCGTTAACACAAGTACTGATAGTAAGCTAGTCACAGACTCATACACACGTCTCGATCGTATAGCAAAACGAGCACATAGAGACATAcatacacgcacacacgcacagaGTCGACACACGGCGCAACGAGGAGAGAGAATGCCCGTTGT
The Bombus vancouverensis nearcticus chromosome 6, iyBomVanc1_principal, whole genome shotgun sequence DNA segment above includes these coding regions:
- the Obp1 gene encoding odorant binding protein 1 encodes the protein MGGKQALLYLGLVCLQTIFVNAVPDWLPPEIFDMVAEDKARCMSEHGTTQAQIDEVDKGVLKDDTSITCYMFCLLEAFSLADDEGDIDADMLLGLLPDQMQARAESVMSKCTPATGSDKCDKIYNLAKCAMAEAPDVWFIV